A part of Bacillota bacterium genomic DNA contains:
- the fdhF gene encoding formate dehydrogenase subunit alpha produces MIRMTIDNREVMVQEGTTILEAAREAGIYIPTLCYHPDLTVFAGCRVCMVEADGKLVTSCNTEVAEGMNVLTDTPEVSELRRVLVEMILASHHPDCQSCAANNDCVLQEVTAYVGIDEDRLELLGRDYSKVPPDTSNAFFNVDHSRCILCGICVRTCNEINGVAAIDFTFRGTNTMIAPLGAMPMAESQCESCGECVERCPTGALTRKSREIPSREVKSICTYCGVGCGIILGTKGDRVVKVTGNRESPVNRGHLCVKGRFGFEFIDHPDRLKMPLVKKDGEFKEVSWDEALEVIVDKLKSIREKNGADAISGLSSARSSNEANYLFQKMLRSLGTNNVDHCARVUHAPTVAGLARAFGSGAMTNSIGEIPGADTILALGSNATEAHPVIGYRVREAVRKGAKLIVADPRETWFARAAMIHLRLKAGTDIALLNGMMNVIISEGLANEDFIATRTEGFADLSKTVARYTPEYAAEITGVPAELIREAARVYATSERASILYTLGITQHICGTENVMAVANLALATGNIGKPSTGVNPLRGQNNVQGACDMGALPDVYTSYQKVEDPAAREKFEKAWGVELNPEPGLTSPEFIDEACQGKVKAMFIMGENSIVTDADTNHLIKALENLELLVVQDIFLTDTAEYADVVLPAACFAEKEGTFTNTERRVQIFEKAVTPPGEALPDWQIVTMLARKLGLPWDYSSAEEVFAEMASLSPLYAGISYERLRKEGLQWPCPDADHPGTPYLHVDRFSRGLGLFHALEYRPPAELPDEEYPFLLNTGRHLFHYGTMTRFSRGLDLSRPEELLQVNSADAARLGIKEKDMVKLTSRRGEVDVKATITDIVPPGTLFMTLHYRESMVNLLTISAFDSITRTPEMKVCAVKLTRN; encoded by the coding sequence ATGATACGCATGACGATAGATAACCGGGAGGTCATGGTTCAGGAAGGGACCACGATACTGGAAGCTGCCAGGGAGGCGGGCATTTACATACCCACGCTCTGTTACCACCCGGATCTTACTGTATTTGCCGGATGTCGTGTCTGCATGGTGGAGGCAGATGGGAAACTGGTGACCTCCTGCAACACCGAGGTTGCAGAAGGGATGAATGTTCTGACCGACACCCCGGAAGTATCCGAATTGCGCCGGGTGCTCGTGGAGATGATCCTGGCCAGTCACCATCCCGATTGCCAGAGCTGTGCCGCCAACAACGACTGTGTATTGCAGGAAGTAACCGCCTATGTGGGAATAGACGAGGACCGACTTGAACTGCTCGGGCGAGATTATTCAAAGGTTCCGCCCGACACATCCAATGCTTTTTTCAATGTTGATCATTCACGCTGCATTCTATGTGGCATCTGTGTGCGCACATGCAATGAAATCAACGGCGTTGCGGCCATTGACTTTACCTTCCGTGGAACCAACACCATGATTGCACCGCTGGGGGCCATGCCCATGGCAGAATCACAATGTGAATCCTGCGGGGAGTGCGTGGAACGTTGTCCTACCGGTGCCCTGACACGCAAGAGCAGGGAGATTCCCTCGCGGGAAGTCAAATCCATATGCACCTATTGCGGCGTGGGCTGCGGAATCATCCTGGGAACCAAGGGCGACAGGGTCGTCAAGGTGACAGGAAACCGCGAGAGTCCCGTCAACCGGGGACACCTGTGTGTCAAGGGGCGCTTCGGCTTTGAATTCATCGATCACCCCGACCGTCTGAAAATGCCACTGGTGAAGAAAGACGGTGAATTCAAGGAAGTGAGCTGGGACGAGGCCCTTGAAGTGATCGTTGACAAATTGAAATCGATCAGGGAAAAGAATGGGGCCGATGCCATCTCCGGGCTTTCCTCGGCGCGGTCATCGAACGAAGCCAATTATCTTTTTCAGAAAATGCTTCGTTCCCTCGGAACAAACAATGTTGACCATTGTGCACGTGTCTGACACGCCCCCACCGTGGCCGGTCTGGCCAGAGCATTCGGCAGTGGGGCAATGACCAACAGTATCGGAGAGATTCCCGGGGCTGACACCATACTGGCCCTCGGTTCCAACGCCACGGAAGCACATCCGGTCATCGGATATCGAGTTCGCGAAGCGGTTCGCAAGGGCGCCAAATTGATCGTTGCCGATCCGCGGGAGACATGGTTTGCCAGAGCGGCCATGATCCACCTTCGGTTGAAGGCGGGGACCGACATCGCCCTGCTGAACGGAATGATGAACGTGATCATCTCCGAAGGGCTGGCCAATGAAGATTTTATTGCCACCCGCACGGAGGGTTTTGCCGATCTCAGCAAGACCGTGGCCAGGTATACCCCGGAGTATGCGGCGGAGATAACCGGTGTCCCCGCGGAATTGATCCGTGAAGCGGCCCGGGTCTATGCCACCTCGGAGAGGGCTTCCATCCTCTACACATTGGGAATAACCCAGCATATCTGCGGAACGGAAAACGTCATGGCCGTGGCCAATCTGGCCCTGGCCACCGGGAATATCGGCAAACCCTCGACCGGTGTCAATCCCCTGAGGGGGCAGAACAACGTTCAGGGAGCCTGCGATATGGGAGCCCTGCCCGACGTCTACACCTCCTACCAGAAGGTGGAGGATCCTGCCGCCCGCGAAAAATTCGAGAAGGCATGGGGGGTCGAACTCAATCCCGAACCCGGCCTGACTTCGCCGGAGTTTATCGATGAAGCATGTCAGGGCAAGGTCAAGGCCATGTTCATCATGGGAGAAAACTCGATCGTTACCGATGCCGATACGAATCATCTCATCAAAGCACTGGAAAACCTCGAATTGCTGGTAGTTCAGGATATATTCCTCACGGACACGGCAGAATACGCCGATGTGGTTCTGCCGGCGGCCTGCTTTGCCGAGAAGGAAGGAACTTTTACAAATACCGAGCGCCGGGTCCAGATCTTCGAGAAGGCCGTCACCCCTCCCGGGGAGGCCCTTCCCGACTGGCAGATAGTGACCATGCTGGCTCGGAAACTGGGGCTTCCATGGGACTACAGCAGCGCGGAAGAGGTCTTTGCGGAAATGGCCTCACTGTCGCCTCTCTATGCGGGGATCTCCTACGAACGGTTGAGGAAAGAAGGGCTGCAATGGCCCTGCCCGGATGCGGATCATCCCGGGACGCCCTATCTGCACGTGGATCGGTTCAGCCGGGGCCTGGGTCTGTTTCACGCCCTGGAATACCGTCCGCCGGCAGAGTTGCCGGATGAAGAATATCCGTTTCTTCTCAACACCGGGCGTCACCTTTTCCATTACGGGACGATGACCCGTTTCTCGCGTGGGCTGGATCTGAGCCGCCCCGAGGAACTCCTCCAGGTAAACAGTGCCGATGCCGCCCGGCTGGGAATAAAGGAAAAGGATATGGTCAAGCTGACTTCACGTCGCGGGGAAGTGGATGTCAAGGCAACGATAACAGATATAGTTCCGCCCGGCACTCTCTTCATGACGTTGCATTACCGTGAATCGATGGTCAATCTCCTTACCATCAGCGCTTTTGACTCCATTACCAGAACCCCGGAGATGAAAGTCTGTGCCGTGAAGTTGACCAGGAACTGA
- a CDS encoding NADH-quinone oxidoreductase subunit NuoF produces MQIKSPESLAQIREDYKKAFKRQKNRFLVCAGTGCVASGSLGVFQEFERILKEKGLYGDVELVFEGKEVQTGVAKSGCHGFCQMGPLVRFEPDGIFYTKVTVEDVAEIIEASLEKNTVVERLLYENPDGTHSQTEHEVPFYSNQLRIILGRCGMINPEDIREYIAADGYQGLADVLSGFTPKEVVEAVEKSGLRGRGGGGFSTGKKWSFVFEATGSPKYVVCNGDEGDPGAFMDRSVLEGDPCAVLEGMTIAAYAIGASRGFIYARAEYPLAIKRLKIAIEQAKQYGLLGKGIMGTDFDFDIEIFQGAGAFVCGEETALLASIEGNRGMPRPRPPFPAHEGLWGKPTLLNNVKSFACIPQIIKRSPEWFASTGTEGSPGTAVFALTGKVRNCGLIEVPMGIKVRDIIFTIGGGMLDGGEFKAVQTGGPSGGCLPAARLDMEVDFDSLRSAGAMMGSGGMVVMDEGSCMVDIARYFLEFTVDESCGRCVPCREGIKQMYNILVNITKGKGRPEDLDLLESIGNNVVKGAICGLGKTAPNPVLSTLRYFREEYEAHVRDHACPALVCKELIAYYIDPEKCKACGRCRKECPEGAISGEKKVPHVIDQSKCSKCGICLETCPDRFAAVTRVTGEQKMILEGKSQ; encoded by the coding sequence ATGCAGATTAAATCACCGGAATCACTGGCGCAGATCAGAGAAGATTACAAAAAAGCCTTTAAAAGACAGAAAAATCGTTTCCTGGTCTGTGCGGGAACGGGGTGTGTGGCCAGCGGATCTCTGGGAGTCTTTCAGGAATTTGAAAGGATCTTGAAGGAGAAGGGCCTCTACGGCGACGTGGAACTGGTATTCGAGGGGAAAGAAGTCCAGACCGGCGTGGCAAAGAGCGGCTGCCACGGTTTCTGTCAGATGGGACCCCTGGTGCGCTTCGAACCCGATGGAATTTTTTATACCAAGGTGACGGTTGAAGATGTTGCGGAAATTATCGAAGCTTCCCTGGAAAAAAATACCGTTGTGGAGAGGCTTCTTTACGAAAACCCGGATGGTACGCATAGCCAGACCGAGCATGAAGTTCCTTTTTACAGCAACCAGCTGCGGATCATTCTCGGCAGATGCGGAATGATCAACCCCGAGGACATCCGCGAATACATAGCTGCTGACGGTTATCAGGGGTTGGCTGACGTGTTGAGCGGTTTTACACCCAAAGAGGTGGTCGAGGCGGTTGAAAAGTCGGGCCTGCGTGGCCGGGGTGGCGGCGGTTTCAGTACCGGCAAGAAGTGGTCCTTTGTTTTCGAGGCGACCGGATCTCCCAAGTACGTTGTATGCAACGGAGACGAGGGAGATCCGGGCGCATTTATGGACAGGTCCGTCCTGGAAGGGGATCCCTGCGCCGTGCTGGAGGGGATGACCATTGCCGCCTATGCCATCGGCGCCAGCCGCGGTTTTATCTATGCCCGTGCCGAATATCCCCTGGCCATCAAACGTCTCAAGATTGCCATTGAACAGGCCAAACAGTACGGCCTGCTCGGCAAGGGGATCATGGGCACCGATTTCGACTTCGATATCGAGATCTTCCAGGGTGCGGGAGCTTTTGTGTGCGGAGAGGAGACGGCATTGCTGGCATCCATCGAGGGTAACAGGGGGATGCCGCGTCCCCGTCCCCCTTTCCCGGCGCATGAGGGGCTCTGGGGCAAACCAACCCTGCTGAACAATGTAAAGTCCTTTGCCTGTATCCCTCAGATTATCAAAAGAAGCCCGGAATGGTTTGCCTCGACCGGGACCGAAGGGAGCCCCGGCACGGCTGTTTTTGCTCTGACCGGAAAGGTCAGGAACTGCGGCCTGATAGAGGTGCCGATGGGAATCAAGGTTAGAGATATTATCTTTACCATCGGAGGGGGCATGTTGGACGGCGGGGAATTCAAAGCCGTGCAGACGGGGGGGCCCTCCGGAGGATGCCTTCCGGCTGCCCGCCTCGATATGGAGGTGGACTTTGATTCGTTGCGCAGTGCCGGCGCGATGATGGGCTCGGGTGGTATGGTGGTCATGGATGAAGGTTCATGCATGGTCGATATCGCCAGGTATTTCCTGGAGTTCACGGTGGATGAATCATGTGGAAGATGTGTTCCCTGCCGGGAAGGTATAAAGCAGATGTACAACATTCTGGTCAATATCACCAAGGGGAAAGGAAGGCCGGAGGACCTGGATCTGCTTGAAAGTATCGGAAACAATGTGGTGAAGGGCGCCATCTGCGGCCTGGGGAAAACTGCTCCCAATCCGGTGTTGAGCACCCTGCGATATTTTCGCGAGGAATACGAAGCCCACGTCCGGGACCATGCCTGCCCGGCGCTGGTCTGCAAGGAACTGATCGCCTATTATATCGATCCCGAGAAATGCAAGGCCTGCGGAAGATGTCGCAAGGAGTGCCCCGAGGGGGCCATTTCCGGTGAGAAGAAGGTTCCCCATGTCATTGATCAGTCAAAATGCAGCAAATGTGGAATCTGTTTGGAAACCTGTCCGGACAGGTTTGCCGCGGTGACGCGCGTAACCGGAGAGCAAAAAATGATCTTGGAGGGGAAAAGTCAATGA
- the nuoE gene encoding NADH-quinone oxidoreductase subunit NuoE, with product MWVERLDEGLQEIFSRFEGKQDNLIPLLQATQDYYGYLPMEAMQAIGRYVSVSESKVYGVATFYAQFHFSRRGKHEIKVCYGTACHVRGGGGVLDAFERELKISCGETTPDYEYSLERVACVGSCALAPVVVVDETVYGQMEAGKVKKIFSDGEKKKEN from the coding sequence ATGTGGGTTGAGAGGCTTGACGAAGGGTTGCAAGAAATTTTCAGCAGGTTCGAGGGGAAACAGGACAATCTGATACCGCTGCTTCAGGCCACCCAGGATTATTACGGTTACCTGCCCATGGAGGCGATGCAGGCGATCGGCAGGTATGTTTCTGTTTCTGAAAGCAAGGTTTACGGGGTGGCCACCTTCTATGCCCAGTTTCATTTTTCCCGCCGGGGTAAACACGAGATCAAGGTGTGTTATGGCACGGCATGCCATGTCCGCGGAGGGGGCGGAGTGCTGGACGCCTTTGAACGGGAACTGAAGATCAGTTGCGGGGAAACCACGCCGGATTACGAATACAGCCTGGAGAGAGTGGCCTGCGTTGGGTCCTGCGCACTTGCGCCGGTCGTGGTCGTCGATGAAACGGTGTACGGCCAGATGGAAGCGGGAAAGGTCAAGAAGATCTTTTCCGATGGCGAGAAAAAGAAGGAGAACTGA
- a CDS encoding rhomboid family intramembrane serine protease has product MIPLKDNIRRRKFPLVNIALIIANFWAFFCQIRLPSEEAYRFVYLYGLIPQDFLQNIFYPLNGVQNLAGPVPGTFASLFTAIFLHGGWLHLLGNMLYLWVFGDNVEERLGSWRYLVVYLLMGAGGNLAHILFNPHSTVPIIGASGAIAGVLGIYFLVYPRARVLTLLPLGFFITFVHVPAVLFLALWFLLQLFNALMAQNMALEAQQVAWWAHVGGFLMGMVIGAIARSRNRAHQPRL; this is encoded by the coding sequence ATGATTCCCTTGAAGGACAATATCCGCAGGCGCAAGTTCCCGCTTGTCAATATCGCTCTCATCATCGCCAACTTCTGGGCTTTTTTCTGCCAGATCCGGCTGCCGTCCGAGGAAGCCTACCGTTTTGTTTATCTTTATGGCCTGATACCGCAGGATTTTTTGCAGAACATCTTCTATCCATTGAATGGGGTGCAAAACCTGGCGGGGCCTGTTCCGGGCACATTCGCCTCGTTGTTCACGGCCATCTTCCTCCACGGGGGATGGCTGCATCTTCTGGGTAATATGCTCTACCTGTGGGTCTTCGGCGATAATGTGGAAGAGCGCCTGGGATCATGGCGCTACCTGGTGGTCTATCTGCTCATGGGGGCAGGGGGCAACCTGGCACATATTCTTTTCAACCCTCATTCCACCGTACCGATCATCGGTGCCAGCGGGGCGATCGCCGGAGTCCTCGGAATCTACTTCCTCGTCTATCCGCGTGCGCGGGTACTGACACTTCTTCCCCTGGGGTTTTTCATCACTTTTGTTCATGTCCCCGCCGTCCTTTTCCTGGCCCTCTGGTTTCTGCTTCAGCTATTCAATGCCCTGATGGCACAGAACATGGCACTGGAAGCCCAGCAGGTAGCCTGGTGGGCACATGTTGGCGGCTTTCTGATGGGAATGGTGATCGGGGCCATCGCCCGCTCAAGAAACAGGGCGCACCAGCCAAGGCTTTAG